In Capsicum annuum cultivar UCD-10X-F1 chromosome 11, UCD10Xv1.1, whole genome shotgun sequence, one genomic interval encodes:
- the LOC107848481 gene encoding blue copper protein: MEQSIFNSRYSWLLLLVLILISFSGSVDAYKNYTVGDSLGWFDKLEKPKINYDKWVADKKFSLGDFLIFNTDNNHSVIQTYNFTTYKSCDYDNALDNDTVQWSSADSSSTSTFPVSMAVPLRKVGTTYFFSSDYDGEQCQNGQHFKINVMYGQGLPRSLRDPSDDDSLAPISPISGDEESAPDTLVPSSFDHPRDVSTDDSPEPSNSISLSIFSQCLGIQLNWISVVFALAFGIC, encoded by the exons ATGGAACAAAGTATTTTTAACAGTAGATATTCATGGCTTCTTCTTCTCGTCCTTATTTTGATTTCCTTTTCAGGATCAGTTGATGCTTACAAGAATTACACAGTGGGTGATTCTTTGGGTTGGTTTGATAAACTTGAGAAGCCTAAGATTAACTATGACAAATGGGTTGCTGACAAAAAATTCAGCCTTGGTGATTTTCTGA TTTTTAATACGGATAATAACCATTCAGTCATTCAGACTTACAACTTTACCACGTACAAGAGCTGTGACTACGACAATGCTTTAGACAACGACACCGTGCAATGGTCATCGGCAGATTCATCTTCAACTTCAACTTTTCCCGTTTCAATGGCAGTGCCTCTTCGAAAAGTTGGAACTACTTATTTTTTCTCCAGCGACTACGACGGCGAGCAGTGCCAAAATGGCCAACATTTTAAAATAAACGTGATGTACGGTCAAGGGTTGCCTCGAAGCCTCAGGGATCCGTCGGATGATGACTCACTAGCTCCGATTAGTCCAATTTCTGGTGATGAAGAATCGGCACCTGATACATTAGTTCCTTCTTCTTTTGATCATCCTCGTGATGTGAGTACTGATGATAGTCCTGAACCTTCAAATTCGATTTCACTATCTATATTTTCTCAGTGTTTAGGCATTCAATTAAATTGGATATCCGTTGTGTTTGCGCTAGCTTTTGGTATTTGTTGA